A genomic window from Streptomyces sp. HUAS YS2 includes:
- a CDS encoding glutamate--cysteine ligase: protein MGRDVPALVFTRDDRRRFRNKMHSCLDVLAQMLRESRFDFERPQVGLEIELNLVDETAEPVMRSTDVLEAIADPSWSSELGRFNLEINIEPRRLTAGGPDSWEQEIRNALNHAEERAAAVGAHLVMIGILPTLELEDVGPNALSENPRYHLLNEQIFSARGEDLLISVDGVERLRTYTDTITPEAACTSTQFHLQVSPDEFADYWNAAQAIAGVQVALAANSPFLFAKELWRETRIPLFEQATDTRPDEIKVQGVRPRVWFGERWITSVFDLFEENARYFPALLPLCEEEDPQETLDHGGTPTLAELTLHNGTVYRWNRPVYAVVDGVPHLRVENRVLPAGPTVADVLSNGAFYYGLVRALVDEDRPVWSRMSFAVAEDNLHAAARHGIDAQLYWPGVGEVPATELVLRRLLPLADRGLERLGMDAAWREPLLGIIEQRCVSGRNGAVWQSEMFHHIHDIGHVDRHRALQRMTRQYIDYMHLNAPAHTWPVD from the coding sequence ATGGGCCGCGACGTCCCCGCGCTGGTGTTCACCCGTGACGACCGGCGCAGGTTCCGGAACAAGATGCACAGCTGCCTCGACGTGCTCGCCCAGATGCTGCGGGAGTCGCGTTTCGACTTCGAGCGGCCGCAGGTCGGCCTGGAGATCGAGCTCAACCTCGTGGACGAGACCGCCGAACCGGTGATGCGCAGCACGGACGTCCTGGAGGCGATCGCGGATCCCTCCTGGTCGAGCGAGCTGGGCCGGTTCAATCTGGAGATCAACATCGAGCCGCGGCGGCTCACTGCGGGCGGCCCGGACTCCTGGGAGCAGGAGATCCGCAACGCGCTCAACCACGCCGAGGAGCGGGCCGCCGCGGTCGGCGCGCACCTGGTCATGATCGGGATCCTGCCGACGCTGGAGCTGGAGGACGTGGGCCCGAACGCCCTGTCCGAGAATCCGCGGTACCACCTGCTGAACGAGCAGATCTTCTCCGCGCGCGGCGAGGACCTGCTGATCTCGGTGGACGGGGTGGAGCGGCTGCGCACGTACACGGACACGATCACGCCGGAGGCCGCGTGCACCAGCACGCAGTTCCACCTGCAGGTGTCGCCGGACGAGTTCGCGGACTACTGGAACGCCGCGCAGGCCATCGCGGGGGTGCAGGTGGCCCTGGCGGCGAACTCTCCGTTCCTGTTCGCCAAAGAGCTGTGGCGGGAGACCCGTATCCCGCTGTTCGAGCAGGCCACGGACACCCGGCCGGACGAGATCAAGGTGCAGGGGGTGCGGCCCCGGGTGTGGTTCGGCGAGCGCTGGATCACCAGCGTCTTCGATCTCTTCGAGGAGAACGCGCGGTACTTCCCCGCGCTGCTGCCGCTGTGCGAGGAGGAGGACCCGCAGGAGACCCTCGACCACGGCGGGACGCCCACGCTGGCGGAGCTGACCCTGCACAACGGGACGGTCTACCGCTGGAACCGTCCCGTCTACGCCGTCGTGGACGGAGTGCCGCACCTGCGGGTGGAGAACAGGGTGCTGCCCGCCGGCCCGACGGTGGCCGACGTGCTGTCGAACGGCGCCTTCTACTACGGGCTCGTCCGTGCCCTGGTGGACGAGGACCGGCCGGTCTGGTCCCGGATGTCGTTCGCGGTCGCGGAGGACAATCTGCACGCCGCGGCGCGCCACGGCATCGACGCGCAGCTGTACTGGCCCGGCGTGGGCGAGGTGCCGGCCACCGAGCTGGTGCTGCGGCGGCTGCTGCCGCTGGCGGACCGCGGGCTCGAACGGCTGGGCATGGACGCGGCCTGGCGGGAGCCGTTGCTGGGGATCATCGAGCAGCGCTGCGTCAGCGGGCGCAACGGCGCCGTGTGGCAGTCCGAGATGTTCCACCACATCCACGACATCGGCCATGTGGACCGGCACCGGGCGCTGCAGCGGATGACCCGGCAGTACATCGACTACATGCATCTGAACGCACCGGCGCACACCTGGCCCGTCGACTGA
- a CDS encoding VOC family protein, translating into MPVLPVPEDYPRITPYLCVDGAAAAIDFYVSVLGATERMRMPAPGGRIGHAELALGNSVVMLADEFPDMEFRSPKAIGGSPVTLHVYVEDVDAVFAKALAQGAKELRAVKDEFYGDRTGQFEDPFGHRWNVATHIEDVPADEMEKRAAEAMRSMDAGSNGS; encoded by the coding sequence ATGCCCGTCCTGCCCGTTCCCGAGGACTATCCGCGCATCACGCCGTACCTCTGCGTCGACGGCGCCGCGGCCGCGATCGACTTCTACGTCTCCGTGCTCGGCGCGACCGAGCGGATGCGGATGCCCGCGCCCGGCGGCCGGATCGGCCACGCCGAGCTGGCGCTGGGCAACTCGGTCGTGATGCTCGCGGACGAGTTCCCGGACATGGAGTTCCGCTCGCCGAAGGCGATCGGCGGCTCGCCGGTCACCCTGCACGTGTACGTGGAGGACGTCGACGCGGTCTTCGCCAAGGCCCTCGCGCAGGGCGCCAAGGAGCTGCGGGCGGTCAAGGACGAGTTCTACGGCGACCGCACCGGTCAGTTCGAGGACCCGTTCGGCCACCGCTGGAACGTCGCCACGCACATCGAGGACGTTCCGGCGGACGAGATGGAGAAGCGGGCCGCGGAGGCCATGCGGTCCATGGACGCCGGGTCGAACGGGAGCTGA
- a CDS encoding ROK family transcriptional regulator produces the protein MSSNLSRPLVTAPAETAVLALLLAEGPLSRVELARRTGLSSTAVTKAARPLIDDGYLYELPPERTAPGAGRPVNPLAVVPDREFFVGVKISIDQVFGAVCDLRAGIRATAVRPLDACTPEAAAALVGELVDELLDADPAFRDGTRHLGVAMNGDVDRDSGTVRRSGLLGWRDVPLADLLTAATGLAVTVENDVRALTVAEHWFGEGVGTGYFALVTIGSGIGSALVVNGRLLTGAYGVAGEVGHICVDPAGPRCRCGAHGCVEAIASTDAILADVRDLTANPDLTLDEVVGLARDGRPAARERFARAGHAIGVGIATLVNVIGPERVVVSGEAVDAYDLLGRPIQDAYAAHAFGAASRCPLSLRPLPWEDWARGGAAVAIQALFPQDAPTAAAITVG, from the coding sequence GTGTCGTCGAACCTCTCCCGGCCGTTGGTCACCGCACCGGCCGAAACCGCCGTCCTCGCCCTGCTGTTGGCGGAAGGACCCCTCAGTCGTGTCGAGCTGGCACGGCGCACGGGACTCTCCTCGACCGCCGTCACCAAGGCCGCCAGGCCACTCATCGACGACGGTTACCTGTACGAACTCCCACCGGAGCGCACCGCGCCCGGGGCGGGCCGCCCGGTCAACCCGCTCGCGGTCGTCCCCGACCGGGAGTTCTTCGTCGGTGTGAAGATCAGCATCGACCAGGTCTTCGGCGCCGTCTGCGATCTGCGGGCCGGCATCAGGGCCACGGCGGTCAGGCCGCTCGACGCGTGCACGCCCGAGGCGGCCGCCGCCCTCGTCGGCGAGCTGGTCGACGAACTGCTCGACGCCGACCCCGCGTTCCGGGACGGCACCCGACACCTCGGCGTCGCCATGAACGGCGACGTGGACCGCGACAGCGGCACCGTCCGCCGCTCCGGCCTCCTCGGCTGGCGCGACGTCCCGCTCGCCGATCTGCTCACCGCCGCCACCGGTCTGGCGGTCACCGTCGAGAACGACGTCCGGGCCCTGACCGTCGCCGAGCACTGGTTCGGCGAAGGCGTCGGCACGGGCTACTTCGCGCTGGTCACCATCGGCTCGGGCATCGGATCCGCCCTCGTCGTCAACGGGCGCCTGCTCACGGGCGCGTACGGCGTCGCGGGCGAGGTCGGACACATCTGCGTCGACCCGGCCGGTCCACGCTGCCGCTGCGGCGCACACGGCTGCGTCGAGGCGATCGCCTCGACCGACGCGATCCTCGCCGACGTCCGCGACCTCACCGCGAACCCGGACCTCACGCTGGACGAGGTCGTCGGCCTGGCCCGCGACGGCCGCCCCGCGGCGCGCGAGCGCTTCGCCCGGGCCGGACACGCCATCGGGGTCGGCATCGCCACCCTGGTCAACGTGATCGGACCGGAACGGGTCGTCGTCAGCGGCGAGGCGGTCGACGCCTACGACCTGCTCGGCCGCCCCATCCAGGACGCGTACGCCGCGCACGCCTTCGGCGCCGCGTCCCGCTGCCCCCTGTCGCTGCGGCCGCTCCCCTGGGAGGACTGGGCCCGCGGCGGCGCCGCCGTGGCGATCCAGGCGCTCTTCCCGCAGGATGCGCCCACGGCGGCGGCGATCACCGTCGGCTGA